A stretch of Rhizobium sp. TH2 DNA encodes these proteins:
- the motA gene encoding flagellar motor stator protein MotA encodes MNIIIGLVIVFGCIIGSFMASGGHIDVLWQPYEFIIIIGSGLGAFVAGNPMKVIKDSGKSLGEAFKNKVPKERHYLDTLGVLYSLMRDLRTKSRNEIEAHIDNPEESAIFLTAPTILKNKELTAFICDYVRLIIIGNARSHEIEALMDEEIETISHDKMKSYHAVQAMGDAFPAIGIVAAVLGVIHAMGAISEPPEVLGHLIGAALVGTFTGILVSYCIVNPLCSMMKAVRSKQNRLYVIVKQTLIAYMNGSVPQVALEYGRKTISSYERPSIDAVEQEMMNPGGGGEKAA; translated from the coding sequence ATGAATATCATCATCGGTCTGGTCATCGTCTTTGGCTGCATCATCGGCAGCTTCATGGCCAGCGGCGGTCACATCGACGTCCTGTGGCAGCCGTACGAATTCATCATCATCATCGGTTCGGGCCTTGGCGCGTTCGTCGCCGGCAATCCGATGAAGGTAATCAAGGATTCCGGCAAGTCGCTGGGCGAGGCCTTCAAGAACAAGGTTCCGAAGGAACGCCATTATCTCGATACGCTCGGCGTGCTCTATTCGCTGATGCGGGATCTCCGCACCAAGTCGCGCAACGAGATCGAAGCCCATATCGACAATCCCGAGGAATCCGCCATCTTCCTGACGGCGCCGACGATTCTCAAGAACAAGGAATTGACGGCCTTCATCTGCGATTATGTCCGCCTGATCATCATCGGCAACGCCCGCAGCCATGAGATCGAGGCGCTGATGGACGAGGAGATCGAGACGATCTCGCATGACAAGATGAAGTCCTATCACGCTGTCCAGGCGATGGGCGACGCCTTTCCCGCCATCGGTATCGTCGCGGCCGTCCTCGGCGTTATCCACGCCATGGGCGCGATCAGCGAACCGCCGGAAGTGCTCGGCCACCTGATCGGCGCAGCACTCGTCGGTACCTTCACCGGCATTCTCGTTTCCTACTGCATCGTCAATCCGCTCTGCTCCATGATGAAAGCGGTGCGGTCGAAGCAGAACAGGCTCTATGTCATCGTCAAGCAGACGCTCATCGCCTACATGAACGGCTCCGTGCCGCAGGTGGCGCTCGAATACGGCCGCAAGACGATCTCCTCCTACGAACGTCCATCCATCGATGCTGTCGAACAGGAAATGATGAATCCTGGCGGCGGCGGAGAAAAAGCTGCTTAA
- the flgF gene encoding flagellar basal-body rod protein FlgF, producing MQSGLYVALSSQIALERRLTTIADNLANMNTVGFRATQLKFDDVMTRAEGTRVDYVSEGEEYISTQNGGLIQTKNPLDFATKGDTWFSIETPSGSAITKDGRFSMLESGALVTLEGYPVLDAGGGQITLNPQAGAPDLSSDGTLYQNGLPVAALGLLEANIGPNFTRAGNSAIIPSEQPQAVVDRADAGVVQGYLEQANINPIQQMTQMITVSRAFENVTQLMRDSETSLSDAIKTLGGAR from the coding sequence ATGCAATCAGGTCTCTATGTAGCCTTGTCTTCGCAGATCGCGCTTGAGCGGCGTCTCACGACGATCGCGGACAACCTTGCCAACATGAATACGGTCGGATTTCGCGCTACTCAGCTCAAGTTCGACGACGTGATGACGCGCGCCGAGGGTACGCGTGTCGACTATGTCTCGGAAGGCGAGGAATACATATCCACCCAGAATGGTGGCCTGATTCAGACGAAAAATCCGCTCGATTTCGCGACCAAGGGCGACACCTGGTTTTCGATCGAAACGCCATCGGGCAGCGCTATCACCAAGGACGGCCGCTTCTCCATGCTTGAATCCGGCGCGCTCGTGACCCTGGAAGGCTATCCGGTGCTCGATGCTGGCGGCGGCCAGATCACCCTCAATCCCCAGGCCGGTGCACCGGACCTTTCAAGCGACGGCACGCTCTATCAGAATGGGTTGCCCGTCGCGGCACTTGGCCTGCTCGAGGCGAATATCGGTCCGAACTTCACCCGCGCCGGCAACAGCGCGATCATCCCGTCCGAGCAGCCGCAGGCGGTCGTCGATCGCGCCGACGCCGGTGTCGTACAGGGCTATCTGGAACAGGCCAATATCAACCCGATCCAGCAGATGACGCAGATGATCACCGTGTCGCGGGCCTTCGAGAACGTCACGCAGCTGATGCGCGACAGCGAGACCAGCCTGTCCGATGCGATCAAGACACTCGGCGGCGCGCGCTAA
- the fliI gene encoding flagellar protein export ATPase FliI codes for MTGTSRKMAATAAVLRRFSHPEMLVAHGGRVKTMAAGHYTVTGLSHHLRLGEFVAHQTRTGVHLGEVVRVEPDLAYVCPIEPGEPIGIGDLILRRGAFRLAPTENWCGRTINSLGEPIDGLGPLESGIHRRPISNTAPPSMTRQRVTKGFKTGVRAIDIFSPLCLGQRLGIFAGSGVGKSTLLSMLARADAFDKVVIALVGERGREVREFIEDTLGENLKKSVAVVATSDESPMLRKMAPLSAVTIAEHFRDQGDNVLLIVDSVTRFAHAIREVATASGEPPIARGYPASVFTEMPKLLERAGPGPEGTGSITAIISILVDGDNHNDPIADSTRGILDGHIVLDRSLAEEGRYPPINPLTSVSRLARKAWQGDEEKLVGRLKALMHRFEETRDLRLIGGYRQGADPDLDIAVKQVPVIYEILKQTPSDRPARDSFADLANALKAAAQAQPQQGAPIRQR; via the coding sequence ATGACCGGCACTAGCCGCAAGATGGCCGCCACCGCGGCCGTGCTGCGGCGCTTCAGCCATCCGGAAATGCTCGTTGCCCATGGCGGCCGGGTCAAGACGATGGCCGCGGGCCACTACACTGTCACCGGCCTTTCCCATCACCTTCGGCTCGGCGAGTTTGTGGCGCACCAGACCCGAACTGGCGTACATCTCGGCGAGGTCGTGCGCGTCGAGCCGGACCTCGCCTATGTCTGCCCCATCGAACCCGGTGAGCCGATCGGCATTGGTGATCTCATTCTCCGGCGCGGTGCATTTCGCTTGGCGCCGACGGAAAACTGGTGCGGCCGTACCATCAATTCGCTCGGCGAGCCGATCGACGGTCTCGGGCCGCTCGAAAGCGGTATCCATCGCCGGCCGATCTCCAACACCGCGCCGCCGTCGATGACCCGCCAGCGGGTGACCAAGGGCTTCAAGACAGGCGTGCGCGCCATCGATATCTTCTCGCCGCTCTGCCTCGGCCAGCGCCTCGGCATTTTCGCGGGCTCCGGCGTCGGCAAATCGACGCTTCTGTCGATGCTGGCCCGCGCCGACGCCTTCGACAAGGTCGTGATCGCACTCGTGGGCGAACGCGGCCGTGAAGTGCGCGAATTCATCGAGGACACGCTCGGCGAAAACCTGAAGAAGTCGGTGGCGGTGGTCGCGACCTCGGATGAAAGCCCGATGCTGCGCAAGATGGCGCCGCTCTCGGCGGTCACCATTGCCGAACACTTCCGCGACCAGGGCGACAATGTCCTGCTCATCGTCGACAGCGTGACGCGCTTCGCACACGCCATCCGGGAGGTCGCGACTGCCTCGGGCGAGCCGCCGATCGCGCGCGGATATCCCGCGTCGGTCTTTACCGAAATGCCGAAGCTGCTCGAACGCGCCGGGCCGGGGCCGGAAGGCACGGGCTCGATCACGGCGATCATTTCGATCCTCGTCGATGGCGACAATCACAACGATCCGATCGCCGATTCGACCCGCGGCATTCTCGATGGCCACATCGTGCTCGATCGGTCGCTGGCGGAGGAGGGACGTTACCCGCCGATCAATCCGCTCACCTCGGTCTCGCGTCTCGCGCGCAAGGCGTGGCAAGGCGATGAAGAGAAACTGGTCGGCCGGCTGAAGGCATTGATGCACCGTTTCGAGGAAACCCGTGATCTCCGGCTCATCGGCGGCTATCGCCAGGGCGCGGATCCGGATCTCGATATCGCCGTCAAGCAGGTGCCGGTAATCTACGAAATTCTCAAGCAGACGCCAAGCGACCGTCCGGCCAGGGACAGCTTCGCCGACCTCGCCAATGCGCTGAAGGCGGCCGCCCAGGCTCAGCCGCAACAGGGCGCCCCGATAAGGCAGAGATGA
- a CDS encoding flagellar protein — protein sequence MTDFDADEPVSPLSPKRKGLFTADRVIGWSGALLALVAAFFPWYVFFNEDKFGLEYIRQITSRDLPERAGKAVVIASPSGIGDRDNNTVLPKPEDQIITGTVPAAAVEEDNQEQASIPAQPFPAAPRVFRLLHVVKGQAMIEDRTGIYVVREGDTLPDLSKVTSLEERDGKWVIVTDKGVVYAPSGK from the coding sequence ATGACCGATTTCGACGCAGACGAACCCGTGTCCCCGCTCTCCCCCAAGCGCAAGGGTCTTTTTACCGCCGATCGCGTGATCGGCTGGTCGGGGGCCTTGCTCGCGCTGGTCGCCGCGTTCTTCCCCTGGTACGTCTTTTTCAACGAGGACAAGTTCGGCCTCGAATATATCCGCCAGATCACCTCGCGCGACCTGCCCGAACGGGCCGGCAAGGCGGTCGTGATCGCCTCGCCGAGCGGCATCGGCGATCGCGACAACAACACCGTCCTGCCCAAGCCGGAAGACCAGATCATCACCGGAACCGTGCCGGCCGCAGCGGTCGAGGAGGATAACCAGGAACAAGCATCCATTCCGGCCCAGCCTTTCCCGGCCGCACCGCGCGTCTTCCGCCTGCTGCATGTCGTCAAGGGCCAGGCGATGATCGAGGATCGCACAGGCATTTATGTCGTCCGGGAAGGCGACACGCTGCCCGACCTCTCGAAGGTGACCAGCCTGGAAGAGCGTGACGGCAAGTGGGTCATCGTGACCGACAAGGGCGTGGTCTACGCTCCAAGCGGAAAATAG
- the flgB gene encoding flagellar basal body rod protein FlgB, whose translation MESIQLFAVASRQAEWLSVRQSTVSGNIANANTPGFRAKDVTPFDAVLQNTTMPMTTTNPLHFTDATADRYVVESEVNEGSAQQLSGNSVELSDELMKEGMIKRDYDLNTAIVKSFNRMMMMTVRKG comes from the coding sequence ATGGAATCAATCCAGCTTTTTGCAGTTGCGTCCCGGCAGGCCGAATGGCTCAGCGTTCGTCAGAGCACCGTTTCCGGCAATATTGCCAATGCCAACACGCCCGGTTTCCGGGCCAAGGATGTCACGCCGTTCGACGCCGTGCTCCAGAACACCACCATGCCGATGACGACGACCAACCCGCTGCATTTCACCGATGCGACGGCCGACCGTTATGTGGTCGAGTCCGAGGTCAACGAAGGCAGCGCGCAGCAACTCTCGGGCAATTCGGTGGAGCTTTCCGACGAGCTGATGAAGGAGGGCATGATCAAGCGCGATTACGACCTCAACACAGCCATCGTGAAATCCTTCAACAGGATGATGATGATGACCGTGAGAAAGGGCTGA
- the flgC gene encoding flagellar basal body rod protein FlgC, with translation MDPLTASLKISASGLEAQSARLRVVSENLANARSTGDTPAADPYRRKTISFNEELDRASGVMTVEIKKLGVDRSDFQTEYDPGNPAADANGVVKMPNVNILVEMADMREANRSYEANLQSIRQARDLISSTIDLLRSSS, from the coding sequence ATGGATCCGTTGACAGCATCCCTCAAAATCTCGGCATCGGGTCTCGAAGCCCAGTCCGCCCGCCTGCGCGTGGTGTCGGAAAATCTGGCCAACGCTCGCTCGACAGGCGATACACCGGCCGCCGATCCCTATCGCCGCAAGACGATCTCCTTCAACGAAGAGCTCGACCGCGCGTCCGGCGTGATGACCGTCGAAATCAAGAAGCTCGGCGTCGATCGCTCCGATTTCCAGACCGAGTATGATCCGGGCAATCCCGCGGCCGACGCCAATGGCGTGGTCAAGATGCCGAATGTGAACATCCTCGTGGAAATGGCAGACATGCGGGAAGCGAACCGCTCCTACGAGGCCAATCTGCAATCGATCCGCCAGGCGCGCGATCTTATCTCCTCCACCATCGATCTCCTGAGGTCATCGTCATGA
- a CDS encoding flagellar hook-basal body complex protein FliE translates to MIDAINSVSSAALAAAMRDASTKEVAPAIAETDPSGATFADFVNSVSTNFSQSLKTAEQTSMDGILGKASTREVVEAVMSADQTLQTAMAFRDKVVSAYLEVIRMPI, encoded by the coding sequence ATGATAGACGCAATCAATTCAGTCAGTTCGGCGGCGCTTGCCGCCGCCATGCGGGACGCGTCCACCAAGGAAGTGGCACCCGCCATCGCCGAGACAGATCCGAGCGGCGCGACATTCGCCGACTTCGTCAACTCGGTGAGCACCAATTTCTCGCAAAGCCTCAAGACGGCCGAACAAACTTCGATGGACGGCATCCTTGGCAAGGCAAGCACAAGGGAAGTGGTGGAGGCTGTCATGAGCGCCGACCAGACGCTGCAGACCGCCATGGCATTCCGCGACAAGGTCGTGTCGGCCTATCTCGAAGTCATAAGAATGCCAATCTAA
- the flgG gene encoding flagellar basal-body rod protein FlgG — MRALAIAATGMNAQQTNLEVIANNIANINTTGYKRARAEFSDLIYQSDRAAGVPNQANQQLVPEGIHIGLGVKTSAVRNLHTEGDLVATGNSYDLAVIGRGFFQIETADGGTVYSRDGAFNTNENGEVVTINGARVIPNITVPVDATEVSINRSGQVFVRIGKETDLTQVGQLQLANFVNEAGLKELGDNLFQETPASGAPVIGAPDDPAYGYIQQGYLEGSNVDPVKEITELISAQRAYEMNSKVITTADEMAATVSKNMR, encoded by the coding sequence ATGAGAGCCCTAGCCATCGCAGCCACCGGCATGAACGCGCAGCAGACCAATCTCGAGGTCATCGCGAACAACATCGCCAACATCAACACGACCGGCTACAAGCGGGCGCGTGCTGAATTCTCCGACCTCATCTACCAGTCGGACCGGGCCGCGGGGGTACCCAACCAGGCAAACCAGCAACTGGTACCGGAAGGCATCCATATCGGCCTCGGCGTCAAGACTTCCGCCGTGCGCAACCTCCACACCGAGGGCGATCTGGTCGCGACCGGCAACAGCTATGACCTGGCGGTCATCGGCCGGGGCTTCTTCCAGATCGAAACCGCCGATGGCGGCACGGTCTACAGCCGCGACGGCGCCTTCAACACCAACGAGAATGGCGAAGTCGTCACCATCAACGGCGCACGTGTGATCCCGAACATCACGGTTCCGGTCGATGCGACCGAAGTCAGCATCAACCGTTCAGGCCAGGTTTTCGTCCGCATCGGCAAGGAAACGGATCTGACCCAGGTCGGCCAGCTCCAGCTCGCCAACTTCGTCAACGAAGCAGGCCTCAAGGAACTCGGCGACAACCTGTTCCAGGAAACACCGGCCTCCGGCGCGCCCGTCATCGGCGCACCCGACGATCCGGCCTACGGCTATATCCAGCAGGGCTATCTCGAAGGTTCGAACGTCGATCCGGTCAAGGAAATCACCGAGTTGATCTCGGCGCAGCGCGCCTATGAGATGAACTCCAAGGTGATCACCACCGCCGATGAAATGGCGGCCACCGTCAGCAAGAACATGAGATAA
- the flgA gene encoding flagellar basal body P-ring formation chaperone FlgA, with protein MTFRPAFAKALKRTALGAVLSASVLAPLHVMADNLGYAVVPTQIIYPGEEIDSKRLQTVEVTNKNLSGGYAREISEVRGLVTTRTLLPGRTIMVSALRQPFTVKRGDKVLLVYDNGGLRITASGTPLADGIVGELIQARNTDTGVILSGTVMPDRTVLVVQK; from the coding sequence ATGACGTTTCGCCCAGCATTTGCAAAGGCATTGAAGAGGACCGCCCTGGGCGCGGTTCTCTCGGCATCCGTCCTCGCTCCGTTGCACGTCATGGCCGACAATCTCGGCTATGCGGTCGTGCCGACGCAGATCATCTATCCCGGCGAGGAAATCGACTCCAAGCGGCTGCAGACAGTCGAGGTGACCAACAAGAACCTCTCCGGCGGCTATGCCCGCGAAATCTCGGAAGTGAGGGGCCTCGTGACCACTCGCACGTTGCTGCCGGGCCGTACCATCATGGTTTCCGCACTCCGCCAGCCCTTCACGGTCAAGCGCGGCGACAAGGTGCTGCTGGTCTACGACAATGGCGGGCTTCGCATAACCGCGTCCGGCACGCCGCTTGCCGATGGTATCGTCGGCGAACTCATCCAGGCCCGCAATACGGATACGGGCGTCATTCTTTCCGGTACCGTCATGCCGGACCGAACCGTGCTCGTGGTGCAGAAATGA
- a CDS encoding flagellar basal body P-ring protein FlgI produces the protein MKRAFALAMALLMALGSLPEMANAASVARIKDIASLQSGRDNQLIGYGLVVGLQGTGDSLRASPFTEQSLRAMLENLGISTQGGENRSKNIAAVMVTANLPPFASPGSRMDVSVSSLGDATSLRGGTLVMTSLTGADGQIYAVAQGAIIVSGFSATGDAAQLTQGVTTSGRVPNGAIIERPLPSRFKDSVNLVLQLRNPDFSTAVRMSDTINAFAATTYGGRIASVNDNQEVVVEKPRNADLARLMAEIENLTVEADAPARVVINERTGTIVIGADVRISQVAVSYGTLTVQVSENPTVVQPLPFSDGVTAIQPSTDIIADQAGSKVAILSGPNLKTLVSGLNSIGVKPDGIIAILQGIKSAGALHAELVLQ, from the coding sequence ATGAAGAGAGCTTTCGCGCTCGCAATGGCATTGTTGATGGCGTTGGGCAGTCTTCCGGAGATGGCGAATGCCGCCTCGGTCGCCCGTATCAAGGACATCGCCTCGCTGCAGTCCGGGCGCGACAACCAGCTCATCGGCTACGGTCTCGTGGTCGGCCTGCAGGGCACCGGCGACAGCCTGAGGGCATCGCCCTTCACCGAGCAGTCGCTGCGCGCGATGTTGGAGAATCTCGGCATTTCCACCCAGGGCGGCGAGAATCGTTCGAAGAATATCGCTGCGGTCATGGTCACCGCCAATCTGCCGCCCTTCGCCAGCCCCGGCTCGCGCATGGATGTGTCGGTCAGTTCACTGGGCGATGCGACATCGCTGCGTGGCGGCACGCTGGTCATGACGTCGCTGACCGGCGCCGACGGGCAGATCTATGCCGTCGCCCAGGGCGCCATCATCGTTTCCGGATTTTCGGCGACGGGTGATGCCGCACAGCTCACACAGGGCGTAACGACGTCGGGCCGTGTACCCAACGGCGCCATCATCGAGCGACCGCTGCCTTCGAGGTTCAAGGATTCGGTCAACCTGGTCCTGCAATTGCGCAATCCCGATTTCTCCACCGCGGTTCGCATGTCCGACACGATCAACGCATTCGCGGCAACGACCTATGGCGGCCGCATCGCATCGGTCAACGACAACCAGGAGGTCGTTGTCGAGAAACCGCGCAATGCGGATCTCGCCCGGCTGATGGCCGAGATCGAGAACCTGACGGTCGAGGCGGATGCGCCGGCACGCGTTGTCATCAATGAACGAACCGGCACGATCGTCATCGGCGCCGATGTCCGGATCTCGCAGGTCGCAGTCAGCTACGGCACGCTCACCGTGCAGGTCAGCGAGAACCCGACCGTGGTCCAGCCTCTACCCTTCTCGGATGGCGTTACCGCGATACAGCCTTCGACGGATATCATCGCCGACCAGGCTGGCAGCAAGGTGGCGATCCTTTCCGGTCCCAATCTCAAAACCCTGGTATCCGGCCTCAACAGTATCGGCGTGAAGCCCGACGGCATCATCGCCATCCTGCAGGGCATCAAGTCGGCCGGCGCACTTCATGCGGAGCTCGTGTTGCAATGA
- a CDS encoding MotE family protein encodes MTTLKRFARIAVAPALVLLVGSLSGALALEEKPKPAVKTAREEIKAFCANIADSARDQRYLLQREELAKLQAQVDDRIAQLEKRKSEYEGWLKQRNDFLKKAEGGLVDIYKGMKPDAAAGQLNLIDPNLASAIIMKLSPRQSSQILAEMDPKKAAALTEIISAAGSRNMQRNPS; translated from the coding sequence ATGACGACTTTGAAGAGGTTTGCCCGTATAGCCGTTGCACCGGCACTCGTCCTGCTGGTCGGATCGCTCTCCGGGGCGCTCGCGCTGGAAGAAAAGCCGAAGCCCGCCGTCAAGACGGCGCGCGAGGAGATCAAGGCGTTCTGCGCCAACATCGCCGATTCAGCCCGCGACCAGCGCTACCTTCTCCAGCGCGAGGAACTCGCCAAGCTCCAGGCGCAGGTGGATGACCGCATCGCGCAACTCGAGAAGCGCAAGTCGGAATATGAAGGCTGGCTCAAGCAGCGCAACGATTTCCTCAAGAAGGCGGAAGGCGGGCTCGTCGATATCTACAAGGGCATGAAACCGGATGCCGCGGCCGGCCAGCTCAACCTGATCGATCCCAATCTGGCCTCAGCCATCATCATGAAGCTTTCGCCACGCCAGTCCAGCCAGATCCTTGCCGAGATGGATCCGAAGAAGGCCGCGGCCTTGACTGAGATCATCTCGGCCGCAGGCAGCCGCAATATGCAGAGGAATCCATCATGA
- the flgH gene encoding flagellar basal body L-ring protein FlgH, translating into MKSKLAAVLVTTAALTGCSGQAIKDLNRAPAMSPIGAGLNLAKTNELALYPKEPQQVATGYSLWSDERSALFKDARALKIGDILTVTINIDDKASFDNTTERSRESSWAKKFNLFGSDTHNDHGLDASISNSSSSDAKGDGSIERKEKLDLQVAVVVTGVMDNGNLLISGSQEVRVNQELRVLNLAGIARPYDVDADNKISYEKIAEARISYGGRGRLSEIQNAPVGQQVIDVFSPF; encoded by the coding sequence ATGAAGTCTAAGCTTGCGGCGGTCCTGGTTACGACGGCGGCGCTCACGGGCTGCTCCGGCCAGGCGATCAAGGATCTCAACCGCGCGCCGGCCATGAGCCCAATCGGTGCGGGCCTCAATCTCGCCAAGACCAACGAACTGGCGCTCTATCCCAAGGAACCTCAGCAGGTGGCGACCGGCTACTCGCTGTGGAGCGATGAGAGATCGGCGCTCTTCAAGGACGCACGCGCGCTGAAGATCGGCGACATCCTGACGGTCACGATCAATATCGACGACAAGGCCTCGTTCGACAACACGACGGAACGCAGCCGCGAAAGCTCCTGGGCCAAGAAGTTCAACCTGTTCGGCTCCGATACCCATAACGACCATGGTCTCGATGCGTCGATCAGCAACTCGTCGAGTTCGGACGCCAAGGGCGATGGCTCGATCGAGCGCAAGGAAAAGCTCGACCTTCAGGTGGCCGTGGTTGTCACCGGCGTCATGGACAACGGCAATCTCCTGATCTCAGGTTCGCAGGAAGTCCGGGTGAACCAGGAACTGCGCGTCCTCAATCTCGCCGGTATCGCCCGGCCATACGATGTCGATGCCGACAACAAGATCTCCTACGAGAAGATCGCCGAAGCCCGCATCTCCTATGGTGGCCGTGGACGGCTCTCCGAAATTCAGAACGCACCGGTCGGCCAGCAGGTCATCGATGTTTTCTCACCGTTCTAG
- the fliL gene encoding flagellar basal body-associated protein FliL: MLDETMGQAPAKKWSGLIMTIAAVGVVTVIAGAGGWILGGMLTPDVAKPKIAEQPELAAAAPEGEKEDGLPRISTEANGVIQLEPITTNLAFPTDRWVRLEVALLFKDKPDVKLAETIHQDIAVYLRTVSLQQIEGPRGFQYLKEDLEERIDMISEGKVSRLMFRTFLIQ, encoded by the coding sequence ATGCTTGACGAAACGATGGGCCAGGCGCCCGCCAAAAAGTGGTCCGGGCTGATCATGACCATCGCGGCGGTGGGTGTCGTCACTGTCATCGCCGGCGCCGGCGGATGGATTTTGGGCGGCATGCTGACGCCCGATGTCGCGAAGCCGAAAATTGCCGAGCAGCCGGAATTGGCTGCAGCGGCCCCCGAAGGCGAGAAGGAAGACGGCCTGCCGCGCATCTCGACCGAAGCCAATGGCGTGATCCAGCTCGAACCGATCACCACCAATCTTGCCTTCCCGACGGATCGCTGGGTGCGGCTCGAAGTGGCGCTGCTGTTCAAGGACAAGCCCGACGTCAAGCTCGCCGAAACCATCCACCAGGATATCGCGGTCTATCTGCGCACGGTTTCGCTGCAGCAGATCGAGGGGCCGCGCGGCTTCCAGTATCTCAAGGAGGACCTTGAGGAGCGCATCGACATGATCTCCGAAGGCAAGGTCTCCAGATTGATGTTCAGGACATTTCTGATCCAATGA
- the fliP gene encoding flagellar type III secretion system pore protein FliP (The bacterial flagellar biogenesis protein FliP forms a type III secretion system (T3SS)-type pore required for flagellar assembly.) — MTRHALRKIAIAFVVILLSSLAGGALAQTTTPDILNTPVNGSVANWIIRTFGLLTILSVAPGILVMVTSFPRFIIAFSILRSGMGLASTPSNMILTSLALFMTFFVMAPTLDRAWRDGAQPLLAEQITEAEALQRVSVPFREFMAANTRDKDLKLFADIATERGQQTTTGGQVDLRVLVPAFMISEIRRGFEIGFLIVLPFLVIDLVVATITMAMGMMMLPPTSISLPFKILFFVLIDGWNLLVGSLVRSFS, encoded by the coding sequence ATGACCCGTCACGCTCTCCGGAAGATCGCCATCGCCTTCGTCGTCATCCTGCTTTCGAGCCTGGCGGGCGGCGCGCTGGCGCAGACGACGACGCCCGATATTCTCAATACGCCGGTCAACGGTTCGGTCGCCAACTGGATCATCCGGACCTTCGGCCTGCTCACCATCCTCTCGGTGGCGCCCGGCATCCTGGTCATGGTCACCAGCTTTCCGCGCTTCATCATTGCCTTCTCGATCCTGCGGTCGGGCATGGGACTGGCGAGCACGCCGTCCAACATGATCCTGACGAGCCTCGCGCTGTTCATGACCTTCTTCGTCATGGCGCCGACGCTCGACCGGGCCTGGCGTGACGGCGCGCAGCCATTGCTCGCCGAACAGATCACCGAGGCGGAGGCGCTGCAGCGCGTGTCCGTGCCTTTCCGCGAATTCATGGCCGCCAACACACGCGACAAGGACCTCAAGCTGTTTGCCGATATCGCCACCGAACGCGGCCAACAGACCACGACCGGCGGCCAGGTCGACCTCCGGGTCCTGGTTCCCGCATTCATGATCTCGGAAATCCGGCGTGGCTTCGAGATCGGCTTCCTGATCGTGCTGCCGTTCCTGGTCATCGACCTGGTCGTGGCGACGATCACCATGGCGATGGGCATGATGATGCTGCCGCCGACCTCGATCTCTTTGCCGTTCAAGATATTGTTCTTCGTGCTGATCGATGGCTGGAACCTGCTTGTCGGCAGTCTCGTGCGGTCGTTCTCTTAG